The DNA sequence TCCCTAGCAATTGTCAACTAGATACCCTAGAATCGTTGGTAACATAGGGAATTTTGAGCTTATCATACAAGTTTGAAATACgcggaaatatttgaaaatcggCAAGATTCTTGAATTGATTTGATAACTTTCAGTGACAACGGTGTACGTAAActgatataggtatgtataccgtatatgataatgataattgcGAAATGCATAGTTTTAAACAAATGTTCAATCACATCCgattatcatttttcttttgacctaaacaaactttttacggGTTGCCATGGTGGAAAATcacgaattgtttttttctgaaacaccctaatatacatacatacagtatataaatatacactaTACACTGTACatgaattatattaaaaatcaaaataatggTTATAAGGGTACGAACACAGTAATGATTAATAATGGTATCATGTGATGAAttacgtagaaaaaaataacacgtaTGTAATATGCTACAGAACTTATATCAAATACCAGCTGTCCCTGCAAAGTTGCACCTGTTCTTTCCAGTAAATTTTCCCATCACTTGAACGTTATTCTTGACGAGGTTAAAAGCGATTCAACTACAGTGTAAATCGAAGAGAAGTTGTGGTTGAGTGGATTAAAGTTTTGATCATTTGCAGTGCGTGCAATGGGTCGGAAAATTTATGGGTGTGTAGATTGCTTGATCGCAGTGCCACTATGTACGGCACAGCATGAGTCACGAATTCATAATTACACGTAATTGTAATACTAACCAAAAATTAACCTGTTCATAGATTGACAAGCTactgtattttattttggCGATTTAAATTGTaagatatttgtataataaagaaaatatattggCTGTTGATTATATCTCTTTGCGCATTTCAAGCTCCATCTACGAGCCGGTTAGTAACAGGAGGCATTTTCACTCACATTTTCTCCAATTCCCGTTATTTCTCACCTTGACAATGGCTCTTCAAGTTCCAGTTGAGATGGTCAGAAGAATACTGCGTACCTTGAAAGTTTGAAACACTGCGACACAAATAATCGATCGTCTTGAACGAAAGCAAAAACTGACAACTGCGTATTACGGTTACGACGTAGAGACGACAAGCCGGTTACGATGCAGTGACCGTTTGAAATTCCGATACTGCAACGTACTACGTGATAATTCCCTAGCAGCTGTCATCTAGATACCCAAGAATCCAAGGTAAAATAGGGAATTTTGAGCTTATGGCACAGCTTTCAAACCGCGGTGTCAAACACGCGGGAATGTTTTAAGAcgggaaatattttcgaattgattcgaTAACTTTCAGTGACAACGAAGTACGTAAACGTATGATAATTGCGAAATGCTTGGTTTTATACAGATATTCAGTCACGTCCGAATACCATATACATCAGTATAGCAGAATCTCGATTGTTTAGCTTCcacgcaaaaaaataaaatgcaagAAGTATATCCAATAGAAGTGACAATTGTTACCTATGAATTTGatagataaaaagaaagaaattgataatGGAATGAATTATGACGACAGAGTACTGAAATTTATATGACTTCTTAGattacttttttaaatctaGATTGAAGTGTTCAGATTAAGAAACTAATGTagttttcgaattgaaaattatatttgaaaactgGGGTATTGCTGTCTTTTTTATAAGTTACAGAAGTTAAACAGTATTTtagttttcattaaaataatattttattaattaaataataagtAGTCTTTTCAACGTAACAAGTACAGCTTGGACAAAAAAGTACGTCTTTTGTGTGTATAATTCATTGTATTAGCTTTATATAGATAAACTTCACGtatgataatttataaaaaccgAATTTGGCTTACAGCCACCAAGTTTTGACTGAGAAGTTTAACTAAAAATGcggcgaagaaaaaagaaaatgaaacagaGAATAGATCTGGTGGTTTCATAGGTGGCTGAGTACTTGAACTCGACAGTAAAAATATGTTAGTAGATTTGAATactttaaattaataaaagacAAAGATAAGGAGGTCCAAGAATGTTTCATATATCCATAAACGTTCTTGGCGTAATACGTTTCAAGTTTCTaatataaacaataaatacaacgtaattatatgtatatcacggTTCGATACCTTAATATGTAAGTTTGAACATAAATTTTACGTTCGTTAATTACAGTCTACTGATCACACTTTGTATAAATAAGTATTTGCGTATCGATTTACGGTCATATCCCGCTGTAgttacttaattttttcacttttaaatCTTCATGTCATAGAAATACATTGCACGCAACAGAGGCTTTCATGGACCAGGTGTAATAGGTACCTCTCCTATCAAATAACTAGCCAgctttttcataattatttatagcATCAGAGCAATCAATGCTCATTGGGATGttcaactttcaaaaatttttgcaaactggtaaataataatttccagAAAGCAAAGAtaagttattttttcactgattaaACTAAATAAAAGTACAAGTACGAAATACTTTTAATATCTCACAGCGATAAAATAGCCAAATAATATTGTGATTAAGATGCTTAGATGATTACGAAAAAGCTTATTAAGAGCAAACTTGCTGTTATtcttagattaaaaaaaaatgttgtaagcATTTCACATAGAATTTATAGTACTGGTGATTTAGGATACACAAATCATGTGTGACAgttcttttacttttcttgAATAGAATTTCAGAAGCGTAAAATACGTTGAATATTTATGTTACGAATTACAGACACaattacttacttactttttcttcaactAGCTTAACATCAGTCACATGTAAATTGTGTACACTTTTTGCAGCAAACTTTATGACAGCTTGCGTAGAAACGTGTGTAGTGTGCCGTAGGTCTAACCGTTTAAGCGCTTTACACCTCCCGAGGTGATCAAGACTGGCTTCTGTTAGTAGCCTACAGTTCGATAAATTTAGAGAAACTAAATTGGACAGGGTTTGTGCTGGAGCAGTAGTCAGCTGGGCGACTCCAGCGTCTGAAACTCGTCCACAAGATGATAGATCCAGAATTTCAATATACGGTAAATGTTGCACAATATATCTGAGAGCTATGTCAGTTATATCGCAACCAGCCAATGAAAGACTTTTCAAGTGCTTTAAGCGTGACGTTTTGTCTATTAAACCAGGTCTGGAGTCAGCCGGAGGACTTAAGACTTCTCTCAAACTGGAATCGTTTAAACCTGAGACGTGACCTAGGTCAAGACTAACTAACGGAGGGCACGTACAAGTCTTAAGGGCGCATATGCCCGACCAAATGCAACCTTGTAATGATAAAACTCTAAGTTGAGGCAATCTGTCTAGGAGCCAAGCTAATTGCCTCTTAGTGACGTTCGTCCAATTTAAGTTTAAATTTTCTGGTTGCCTTCGAGCAATGCCTGTTAAGTGGGCTGCGGTCAAGTGAGCATGAGACACGTCCATTCTTTTCCGTAAACTAGGATCTACACTATACCTGGCCCATGTACGACACACTAAAGCACAATTTGCTAAATCTTTCAAGCTTAGAAACCTAAATATAGCCAGCATTACTGTTTTGTCGTAAGCTAAAGTGTGCCCGTTGAAGTCTGGTCCAGGCTTGGATGGTGGGGGTAACTGCGACGGCCTTACTACTACATGAGGCCGTTTCAACGACTTACTAGTCGATCCTGTCAACTGCATAGCTAACTGAGTGCGCAACGCTGTGCGTTGCTCACCTTCGGCCGGTTCCCGATCATTCCAGGCCTGTAATAATAAATCCGGTATTGGTTTACAGATGTCAAGTAATGtctaaaaacattttcacattCCCAGCCCACTTCCTTTAGTTATCTATTGATAGGAATAGCTGGAAAGTATTCTGTTTAGCACGCGCTTTCAATCGTGATCAGAGATTTATACgacgtaaaaaataatacatctGAACAGTGAGCGACAACACTTACCTCATTTGGGTCTGGTCTAGATCGTTTACTTGGGGTAGTCGCTCGCTCAGAGTCAGTTGTAGGGGCCGATGAGGCTCCACTTGAAACAGAGATCTTGCGAGCACGTGCTTTGAAATGCCGAGGTCTATAGTCCAAGTGTCGACCGCTTTCACAACACTGTGGACATTCCCAACTGTTTGGAAGATCTTCGCTAGCTATTCCTCCTTGACCGGATTCTGCCAGACAGTCCGGATGTACGATATCATAGCAAACCGTACACTCCATTAACGTTGACGGCGTTGACGGTGTTGGTTTTCCTGCAATTTTAAACAATGAGATATGTAATTCTTAGTCAAGACTTCGCTTGGCAATCAAAGCTGTTCttaaattttatgattttccTACATACCCATAAGTGGTGCTGGTTGCTGTTTCCATCCATCCAGCCGGCAGACCTTACAAGCAGCTGTAACAGGGAGCATTGGTCTTAAACACTGCCTCATAAGACACGTTTGCTTAGCCCTTCCTGTACCACCAAACTTAACCATGTCTTGGCAGTAAGCGCACTCCCCACAATCGGACCTGGTACatgcttcacattttttacatcTGGTACGCCTCCTCCGAGGAACACCTGGCTTGCTCTCTTTTAGGCCATCAGACTTGTCTTGGGATTGCTGCCGTTGCAACTTTGTATAACTTTTTTTGGTTGCTCGTAGACGCTCCTGTCGAGTACGAAATCTCATgttgtgaataaatttcagaaaaatggaTGAGTCTATAATTATGAATAGTTCTAAAGTGTTTTAAAGAAACTAATGTTGTTAACAAAGACTCACTCTGTCTGCAATTGTCATTGTTGGAGGGGGTGGCAGTACCGGGTATCCTGTAACAGCTGCATCGGGATTATCATGTCTATGTTGTTGAACAAGGCACCTAACATCGTGAATAAGTGCTACTGGATCTCGTATTAGTTCAGGAACGTTTTTCTTTGTAGACGGAAGAGAATGCAGGTACATTACAATTGCTTTCAATCCATGCAATTCAAATGGAGTCAAATGTGTATGTTCATGTAGCTTTGTAGCCGGGGGTTGTTGGTTTGCGTCCTGAATATCTAGGTGGCTTCTGTTCAACAGCATGTGAACATATCGTTCCAACACATACCTATAGCGAAATTGAGAATTGATAAGTTATCATATAGTTTGTGACAATGATAGACgaaatgataaagaaaaaatattcgtttgaACCTACCAGAGCATCTCTGTGAAAAATGGGTACCGAAACTTCTGTGGAACCTTCGTATGTTCTTCGACTTGAGCAACTTTCAATTGTTTATCGATGCCGAAACTGTGTAAAAAGTTACCCCCA is a window from the Diprion similis isolate iyDipSimi1 chromosome 6, iyDipSimi1.1, whole genome shotgun sequence genome containing:
- the LOC124406975 gene encoding jmjC domain-containing histone demethylation protein 1, with translation MSTMADESTSVPRRRQLRERTKKLYTDDWTLGDEDIEGRRTFQLDEKIECERYDLSNFNGLFREMTGPELTLSYLQKHGLGIPLLFKEKTGLGLRVPSPNFSINDVRTCVGSKRILDVMDVNTQKNEDMTMKEWQRYYEEPNKDRLLNVISLEFSHTRLENYVQSPTVVRQVDWVDVVWPRHLKEAQVEATNLLEDMMYPKVQKYCLMSVKGCYTDFHVDFGGTSVWYHILRGGKIFWLIPPTEKNLASYEQWVLSGKQSDVFFGDMVDRCGRISLTAGMTLFIPTGWIHAVYTPQDSLVFGGNFLHSFGIDKQLKVAQVEEHTKVPQKFRYPFFTEMLWYVLERYVHMLLNRSHLDIQDANQQPPATKLHEHTHLTPFELHGLKAIVMYLHSLPSTKKNVPELIRDPVALIHDVRCLVQQHRHDNPDAAVTGYPVLPPPPTMTIADRERLRATKKSYTKLQRQQSQDKSDGLKESKPGVPRRRRTRCKKCEACTRSDCGECAYCQDMVKFGGTGRAKQTCLMRQCLRPMLPVTAACKVCRLDGWKQQPAPLMGKPTPSTPSTLMECTVCYDIVHPDCLAESGQGGIASEDLPNSWECPQCCESGRHLDYRPRHFKARARKISVSSGASSAPTTDSERATTPSKRSRPDPNEAWNDREPAEGEQRTALRTQLAMQLTGSTSKSLKRPHVVVRPSQLPPPSKPGPDFNGHTLAYDKTVMLAIFRFLSLKDLANCALVCRTWARYSVDPSLRKRMDVSHAHLTAAHLTGIARRQPENLNLNWTNVTKRQLAWLLDRLPQLRVLSLQGCIWSGICALKTCTCPPLVSLDLGHVSGLNDSSLREVLSPPADSRPGLIDKTSRLKHLKSLSLAGCDITDIALRYIVQHLPYIEILDLSSCGRVSDAGVAQLTTAPAQTLSNLVSLNLSNCRLLTEASLDHLGRCKALKRLDLRHTTHVSTQAVIKFAAKSVHNLHVTDVKLVEEKVSK